One part of the Chryseobacterium sp. 7 genome encodes these proteins:
- a CDS encoding acyltransferase family protein, with amino-acid sequence MRHEIKSLTGLRGIVALWVTFAHFCNFNDLWIEPVMVKGYVAVDIFFVLSAFLLSISYSKKFQSLFFDDVKIFYKRRINRIYPVYFVSVILIVVFTIILLAKNTSWSEFLINILLIQCFFSSDYLLNIVYWSLSTEWISYLIFPFILWTILRYKIKGWFLIIISLVIRSMLPYIPDINIGNSPLYRSYEYLDTISGINSLIRTLSSYFLGIGIAFLPEWKIKKNIFFIYGIVVLFFLLFYTEKGILFIPLLSAIIIKHLNSEKASLIKLFLETKIVYFLGNISYSLYIIHYIVKKQNIILLNSRHFNDFLMISVSILISYFSYILIERKVKIFKT; translated from the coding sequence ATGAGACATGAGATTAAATCCTTAACAGGATTAAGAGGTATTGTGGCGCTATGGGTCACATTTGCTCATTTTTGTAATTTTAATGATCTTTGGATTGAGCCAGTAATGGTGAAAGGTTATGTGGCTGTTGATATTTTTTTTGTATTGAGTGCCTTTTTGCTATCCATATCTTATTCCAAAAAATTTCAATCTTTGTTTTTTGATGATGTAAAGATTTTTTATAAAAGAAGAATTAATAGAATTTATCCTGTATATTTTGTGTCTGTTATTTTGATTGTAGTGTTTACAATTATTTTACTCGCAAAAAATACTTCTTGGTCCGAATTTTTGATTAATATATTATTGATACAATGTTTTTTTAGTTCAGATTATTTATTGAACATTGTATATTGGTCATTAAGTACTGAGTGGATTTCATACCTTATATTTCCATTTATTCTCTGGACTATATTACGTTATAAAATAAAAGGTTGGTTCCTTATCATTATTAGTTTAGTTATAAGGAGTATGCTTCCTTATATTCCAGATATCAATATTGGTAATAGTCCTTTATATAGATCTTATGAATATCTTGATACCATTTCCGGAATTAATTCATTAATCAGAACATTATCATCTTATTTTTTAGGTATTGGAATTGCTTTTTTACCAGAATGGAAAATAAAGAAAAATATTTTTTTTATATATGGTATTGTTGTTTTATTTTTTTTGCTGTTTTATACAGAAAAAGGAATACTCTTTATTCCTTTACTATCTGCAATAATTATAAAGCATTTAAACTCAGAAAAAGCAAGTCTTATAAAATTATTTTTAGAAACAAAAATTGTTTACTTTTTAGGAAACATTTCGTATTCACTCTATATTATTCACTATATTGTAAAAAAACAAAACATAATCCTTTTGAACTCCCGTCATTTTAATGACTTTCTTATGATAAGTGTTTCAATATT